The region TAAGACATCTATTGATCAGATTGTGCAACCTTTAAAAGAAAAGCTTCAGCAATACAATCAGTTGCTGACAGACTTCAGAGAAAAAGATGTAAAGGAGCGCAGCACACTCTCTGCTGAACTCAAACAGCTGCAGGAGTTAAATAAACAGTTAAGCCACGATGCCCAAAACCTGGCCGGAGCATTGAAAAATGATTCTAAAATACAGGGAAACTGGGGTGAAATGGTATTGGAACGTATTCTTGAAAAAGCCGGTCTGGAAAAGAATATAACCTATAAAACGCAGGTATCCACGGTTACCGAAGCTGGCCGGGTGCGGCCCGATGTAGTTGTGTTTTTACCAGAGAACCGTCACCTGATAATTGATTCGAAAGTATCACTCAGTGCTTTTGAAAGGCTTGTTAATGCAGAAGACGATACATCCCGTGAGCGCGCACTGAATGAACACTTAACCTCTGTAAAAAATCACATAACTAATTTGGCACAGAAGAGTTATGAGACTGGTGAAACATTAAACTCCCCGGAGTTTATCTTTTTGTTTATGCCTGTTGAAAATGCACTATCCCTGGCTCTGCAATACGATTCAACTCTACAGGATCTTGCATGGAAAAACCGTATTGTGTTGGTTACACCGGCTACATTAATGGCTACTCTGATGACAGTGGCTAATTTGTGGAAAATAGAGAAACAAAACGAGTTTGCACAGCGCGTAGCAGATGAAACCGGTAAGCTGTACGACAAATTTGTGGGCTTGCTTGAGTCGGTAAATGATGTGGGCCAGAAAATACATGGTGCTCAACGCAGCCATGAGCAATTGATAAAACAACTCAGCGAAGGGCGTGGCGATTTAATAAGCAGGGCTGAAAAGATTCGTAAAATGGGCATCAGCCATAAAAAATCGTTACCTTCAAATTTTAATGAGCAGGAGTAGAAAATTACTAAGTTTTAATGATTAATAATCAGCTAAATAGACGGGGCGCAAAATTCTACAGGCATTTATTGTGGATGGTGGCCGTGTTTTCTGTTCTTGCAGGCTGCAAAACCTACTATCAGCCAATTAGCGAGCGCAATTTTTCGCATCTCTACAATCCTATGCATACCGATATTCATCCCGTTTTAATGCTGAACCGCGTTGCTCCCGATTCGTCGGTTATTTTTTTGCACATACCTGTTAGTGACATTGCTTTTCCGGAATTTAAACGGCGCGAGGATCAGGTGGCCGGTGTAGCTATTGAATATTTTTTAGTCGATTCGGCTGGTGCAAATATGTTTCGCGATAGCGGGTCAGTAAAATACGCCCAACCTCAAAAGCCGGCTACCAATTTTTTACAGCTTCAATTTGGCTTTGCCCATCATCCCGATAGTGTAAAGTATGTAGATTTACGCATCCAGGATATGCTCTCAGAGCTGGAAACAAATGAGGTAGTGCGTTTGCGAAACGACCATAT is a window of Salinivirga cyanobacteriivorans DNA encoding:
- a CDS encoding DNA recombination protein RmuC produces the protein MDQFTTVLLFVLFAGAVGAIIVFWQKLRYFKEQKYKTDLQVSELGTQTEYYRNRNYELQEQLSKLQDDFTTISTEKARLQESLKHTNAQMQQKEKDFVQMQHTLKTEFKNLSHDLFTQSTEALNKTNKTSIDQIVQPLKEKLQQYNQLLTDFREKDVKERSTLSAELKQLQELNKQLSHDAQNLAGALKNDSKIQGNWGEMVLERILEKAGLEKNITYKTQVSTVTEAGRVRPDVVVFLPENRHLIIDSKVSLSAFERLVNAEDDTSRERALNEHLTSVKNHITNLAQKSYETGETLNSPEFIFLFMPVENALSLALQYDSTLQDLAWKNRIVLVTPATLMATLMTVANLWKIEKQNEFAQRVADETGKLYDKFVGLLESVNDVGQKIHGAQRSHEQLIKQLSEGRGDLISRAEKIRKMGISHKKSLPSNFNEQE